The following proteins are co-located in the Festucalex cinctus isolate MCC-2025b chromosome 15, RoL_Fcin_1.0, whole genome shotgun sequence genome:
- the sec31a gene encoding protein transport protein Sec31A isoform X5, protein MKLKEINRTAMQTWSPAQQHPIYLATGTSAQQLDASFSTNASLELFELDLSDPSLDMKSCGSFSSSHRYHKLVWGPCRADAQGQPAGLVIAGGENGNVILYDAAKIMAGEGDAVVAESDRHTGPVRGLDVNPFQNNLFASGGNESEIYIWDINNFESPMTPGPKTQPVEDIGCVSWNRQVQHILASASPSGRASVWDLRKNDLIIKVSDHSNRMHCSGLAWNPEVATQLVLASEDDRMPVIQMWDLRFATSPLKILENHTRGVLAIAWSVADPELLLSCGKDSRILCWNPNTGEVLYELPAGSQWCFDVQWCPRNPAVLSAARFDGHIDVYSIMGGSSQAQSQRHADQISNSFGNMDPFGTGQTLPPLQLPQTAAPPPSVNPLKKPPKWIRRPVGASFAFGGKLISLENGPANGQQSGGPRLVHVSQVVTETTFLTRSEQLQTTLSAGTFQNFCQEKIQMAQDQFEKTVWSFLKANFESDIRSKFLELLGYNKEELAAKISAALEGKPANAPPAPPRDNPEAAFDMIATANMNMGAAPERQETPEGGGPDQSADPQDELEDEEEEEEEEISLEEEVPLDDELETPTQAKDSTEPPEEGVDFSISKDMDGLITQALLTGSFEAAVELCLHDDRMADSIILAIAGGADLLEKTQRKYFRKTRGKITKLISAVVTKDWRDVLTTCDLHNWKEALAAVMTYAKPDEFSSLCDLLGARLQASGEAALRAHACLCYICAGNVDKLVACWNAAGQRRCPLSLQDLIEKVAVLQRAVEQTQRSGPDANVGVLLAEEMGRYASLLASQGSLTTAISYLPDGSGQVAVQQLRERLSRALGQQAGPVQTPRAQPQHSTQQPGHAFTPVQPALVPAQTPASVPAQQQYYQPVRSASTVTSWSNQTPTALPNVTPPLQMGPSSEQQQAEAPKSGYGMPPSASAGPAFMYSQQYQRPQNGWNDPPALSRMSKKKIPENYTPPAPITAPIMAPLGADPHVQPVASGAPQGSVPGPHGVFQQIPPQTLNPSIPTEGAPGGPTGDAIQPSQSIPAEKIAKKPIPEEHLILKTTFEGLVQKCLAVATDPQTRRKLDDANKRLEALYDKLRDQSLSPAIVGGLHNMARSIEARAYADGLGIHTHIVSSSNFSETSAFMPVLKVVLTQANKMGV, encoded by the exons atgaaaCTGAAAGAGATCAACCGTACCGCCATGCAGACCTGGAGTCCGGCACAGCAGCACCCTATCTACCTGGCAACAG GCACGTCGGCGCAGCAGCTGGATGCCTCCTTCAGCACCAATGCCTCCCTGGAGCTCTTTGAGCTGGACCTGTCCGACCCGTCTCTGGACATGAAGTCATGTGGCAGCTTCTCTTCATCTCACAG GTACCACAAGCTGGTCTGGGGTCCCTGCAGAGCGGACGCCCAGGGTCAACCGGCCGGTTTGGTCATCGCCGGGGGCGAGAACGGCAACGTCATCCTATACGACGCCGCCAAGATCATGGCCGGCGAGGGCGACGCGGTCGTGGCCGAGAGCGACCGGCACACGGGCCCCGTGAGGGGACTGGACGTCAATCCCTTCCAG AACAACCTCTTTGCATCTGGCGGGAACGAGTCTGAAATTTACATCTGGGATATAAACAACTTTGAGTCCCCCATGACGCCAGGACCCAAAACACAG CCGGTGGAAGACATCGGCTGCGTGTCATGGAACAGGCAAGTCCAGCACATCTTGGCCTCCGCCAGCCCGAGTGGTCGCGCCTCCGTATGGGATCTCCGCAAGAACGACCTCATTATAAAAGTCAGCGACCATAGCAACAGA ATGCATTGCTCCGGGCTGGCGTGGAACCCAGAAGTGGCCACCCAGCTGGTTCTGGCGTCTGAAGACGACCGTATGCCCGTCATCCAGATGTGGGATTTACGATTCGCTACCTCCCCGCTCAAGATTTTGGAGAATCACACGAG AGGCGTCCTCGCCATTGCTTGGAGCGTGGCCGATCCCGAGCTGCTCCTCAGCTGCGGCAAGGACAGCAGGATTCTGTGCTGGAACCCAAACACGGGCGAG GTGCTGTATGAGCTTCCTGCCGGTAGCCAGTGGTGCTTTGACGTGCAGTGGTGCCCCAGGAACCCGGCGGTGCTGTCGGCCGCCCGCTTTGACGGCCACATCGACGTCTACTCCATCATGGGCGGCAGCAGCCAGGCGCAGAGCCAGAGGCACGCTGACCAG attAGTAACTCCTTTGGCAACATGGATCCTTTCGGGACAGGACAAACGTTGCCCCCACTGCAGCTACCTCAGACCGCCGCCCCCCCACCTAGTGTCAACCCGCTGAAGAAGCCCCCCAAGTGGATCCGCAGGCCTGTTGGGGCGTCGTTTGCC TTTGGCGGAAAGCTCATATCGCTGGAGAACGGTCCGGCAAACGGGCAGCAGTCCGGTGGACCCCGCCTGGTCCACGTCAGCCAGGTGGTGACCGAGACGACGTTCCTGACGCGGTCGGAGCAGCTCCAGACGACGCTGAGCGCAGGCACCTTCCAGAATTTCTGCCAGGAGAAGATCCAAATGGCTCAGGACCAGTTTGAAAAAACTGTCTGGTCTTTCCTCAAG GCTAACTTTGAAAGTGATATTCGCAGTAAATTCTTGGAGCTTCTGGGCTACAACAAAGAGGAGCTTGCTGCCAAG ATATCCGCGGCGCTGGAGGGAAAGCCCGCTaacgcgccgccggcgccgccgcGTGACAATCCGGAGGCGGCGTTCGACATGATTGCCACCGCAAACATGAACATGGGCGCCGCCCCAGAGCGTCAGGAGACTCCTGAGGGAGGAGGACCGGACCAGAGCGCAGATCCTCAGGATGAattggaggacgaggaggaggaggaggaggaggagatttCCTTGGAAGAG GAGGTGCCGCTGGACGACGAGCTTGAGACTCCCACCCAGGCCAAGGACTCCACCGAGCCTCCTGAAGAGGGAGTCGACTTCAGTATCAGTAAAG ACATGGACGGCCTGATCACGCAAGCCCTGCTAACGGGCAGTTTTGAGGCGGCCGTGGAGCTCTGTCTCCACGACGACCGCATGGCCGACAGCATCATTCTCGCCATTGCCGGTGGCGCGGACCTCCTGGAGAAGACCCAGAGGAAGTATTTCCGCAAGACGCGTGGCAAGATCACAAAG CTGATCAGCGCCGTGGTGACCAAAGACTGGCGCGACGTCCTGACCACCTGCGACCTGCACAACTGGAAGGAGGCGCTGGCGGCCGTCATGACCTACGCCAAACCCGACGAGTTCTCGTCGCTGTGCG ACCTCCTCGGCGCCCGTCTGCAGGCGTCGGGCGAAGCGGCTCTGCGAGCTCACGCCTGTCTGTGCTACATCTGCGCCGGCAACGTGGACAAACTGGTGGCTTGCTGGAACGCGGCTGGTCAGCGACGCTGTCCGCTATCCCTTCAG GACCTGATAGAGAAAGTGGCGGTGCTGCAGCGGGCTGTGGAGCAGACACAACGCTCGGGTCCCGACGCCAACGTCGGCGTCCTGCTGGCCGAGGAGATGGGACGCTACGCCAGCCTCCTGGCCTCGCAGGGCAGCCTGACAACAGCCATCAGCTACCTGCCCGATGGCAGCGGCCAG GTGGCCGTACAGCAGCTTCGCGAACGCCTCAGTCGGGCTCTGGGTCAGCAGGCGGGTCCGGTCCAGACCCCGAGAGCTCAGCCTCAGCACTCCACCCAACAGCCGGGCCACGCCTTCACCCCGGTCCAGCCCGCACTCGTACCGGCGCAGACACCCGCCTCCGTCCCGGCCCAGCAGCAGTATTACCAACCT GTGAGGTCTGCCTCCACGGTCACTTCGTGGAGTAACCAGACACCGACGGCCCTGCCCAATGTCACGCCTCCTCTGCAAATGGGTCCTTCCTCCGAGCAGCAGCAG GCAGAAGCGCCAAAGTCTGGTTACGGGATGCCGCCGTCCGCCTCCGCCGGACCCGCCTTCATGTACTCCCAGCAATACCAGC GGCCCCAGAATGGTTGGAACGACCCGCCAGCTCTGAGCAGAATGTCCAAGAAGAAG ATCCCGGAAAATTACACCCCGCCCGCCCCGATCACCGCTCCCATCATGGCTCCTCTGGGCGCGGACCCTCACGTCCAGCCTGTAGCCTCTGGAGCGCCGCAGGGCTCCGTCCCGGGTCCTCATGGCGTGTTCCAGCAGATCCCGCCGCAGACCCTCAACCCAAGCATACCCACTGAAGGAGCGCCCGGTGGTCCCACAGGGGATGCCATACAG CCCTCGCAGTCGATCCCCGCTGAGAAGATCGCCAAGAAGCCCATCCCAGAGGAGCACCTGATCCTCAAGACCACCTTTGAGGGCCTGGTCCAGAAATGCTTGGCTGTTGCTACCGACCCG CAAACTCGGAGGAAGCTGGATGACGCCAACAAGCGTCTGGAGGCGCTCTACGACAAACTGCGGGACCAGTCG CTTTCTCCCGCCATCGTGGGGGGTCTGCACAACATGGCGCGCAGCATCGAGGCGCGCGCCTACGCCGACGGTCTGGGCATCCACACGCACATCGTCAGCAGCAGCAACTTCAGCGAGACGTCGGCGTTCATGCCCGTCCTCAAGGTGGTGCTGACGCAGGCCAATAAGATGGGCGTGTGA
- the sec31a gene encoding protein transport protein Sec31A isoform X4: protein MKLKEINRTAMQTWSPAQQHPIYLATGTSAQQLDASFSTNASLELFELDLSDPSLDMKSCGSFSSSHRYHKLVWGPCRADAQGQPAGLVIAGGENGNVILYDAAKIMAGEGDAVVAESDRHTGPVRGLDVNPFQNNLFASGGNESEIYIWDINNFESPMTPGPKTQPVEDIGCVSWNRQVQHILASASPSGRASVWDLRKNDLIIKVSDHSNRMHCSGLAWNPEVATQLVLASEDDRMPVIQMWDLRFATSPLKILENHTRGVLAIAWSVADPELLLSCGKDSRILCWNPNTGEVLYELPAGSQWCFDVQWCPRNPAVLSAARFDGHIDVYSIMGGSSQAQSQRHADQISNSFGNMDPFGTGQTLPPLQLPQTAAPPPSVNPLKKPPKWIRRPVGASFAFGGKLISLENGPANGQQSGGPRLVHVSQVVTETTFLTRSEQLQTTLSAGTFQNFCQEKIQMAQDQFEKTVWSFLKANFESDIRSKFLELLGYNKEELAAKISAALEGKPANAPPAPPRDNPEAAFDMIATANMNMGAAPERQETPEGGGPDQSADPQDELEDEEEEEEEEISLEEEVPLDDELETPTQAKDSTEPPEEGVDFSISKDMDGLITQALLTGSFEAAVELCLHDDRMADSIILAIAGGADLLEKTQRKYFRKTRGKITKLISAVVTKDWRDVLTTCDLHNWKEALAAVMTYAKPDEFSSLCDLLGARLQASGEAALRAHACLCYICAGNVDKLVACWNAAGQRRCPLSLQDLIEKVAVLQRAVEQTQRSGPDANVGVLLAEEMGRYASLLASQGSLTTAISYLPDGSGQVAVQQLRERLSRALGQQAGPVQTPRAQPQHSTQQPGHAFTPVQPALVPAQTPASVPAQQQYYQPVRSASTVTSWSNQTPTALPNVTPPLQMGPSSEQQQQAEAPKSGYGMPPSASAGPAFMYSQQYQRPQNGWNDPPALSRMSKKKIPENYTPPAPITAPIMAPLGADPHVQPVASGAPQGSVPGPHGVFQQIPPQTLNPSIPTEGAPGGPTGDAIQPSQSIPAEKIAKKPIPEEHLILKTTFEGLVQKCLAVATDPQTRRKLDDANKRLEALYDKLRDQSLSPAIVGGLHNMARSIEARAYADGLGIHTHIVSSSNFSETSAFMPVLKVVLTQANKMGV from the exons atgaaaCTGAAAGAGATCAACCGTACCGCCATGCAGACCTGGAGTCCGGCACAGCAGCACCCTATCTACCTGGCAACAG GCACGTCGGCGCAGCAGCTGGATGCCTCCTTCAGCACCAATGCCTCCCTGGAGCTCTTTGAGCTGGACCTGTCCGACCCGTCTCTGGACATGAAGTCATGTGGCAGCTTCTCTTCATCTCACAG GTACCACAAGCTGGTCTGGGGTCCCTGCAGAGCGGACGCCCAGGGTCAACCGGCCGGTTTGGTCATCGCCGGGGGCGAGAACGGCAACGTCATCCTATACGACGCCGCCAAGATCATGGCCGGCGAGGGCGACGCGGTCGTGGCCGAGAGCGACCGGCACACGGGCCCCGTGAGGGGACTGGACGTCAATCCCTTCCAG AACAACCTCTTTGCATCTGGCGGGAACGAGTCTGAAATTTACATCTGGGATATAAACAACTTTGAGTCCCCCATGACGCCAGGACCCAAAACACAG CCGGTGGAAGACATCGGCTGCGTGTCATGGAACAGGCAAGTCCAGCACATCTTGGCCTCCGCCAGCCCGAGTGGTCGCGCCTCCGTATGGGATCTCCGCAAGAACGACCTCATTATAAAAGTCAGCGACCATAGCAACAGA ATGCATTGCTCCGGGCTGGCGTGGAACCCAGAAGTGGCCACCCAGCTGGTTCTGGCGTCTGAAGACGACCGTATGCCCGTCATCCAGATGTGGGATTTACGATTCGCTACCTCCCCGCTCAAGATTTTGGAGAATCACACGAG AGGCGTCCTCGCCATTGCTTGGAGCGTGGCCGATCCCGAGCTGCTCCTCAGCTGCGGCAAGGACAGCAGGATTCTGTGCTGGAACCCAAACACGGGCGAG GTGCTGTATGAGCTTCCTGCCGGTAGCCAGTGGTGCTTTGACGTGCAGTGGTGCCCCAGGAACCCGGCGGTGCTGTCGGCCGCCCGCTTTGACGGCCACATCGACGTCTACTCCATCATGGGCGGCAGCAGCCAGGCGCAGAGCCAGAGGCACGCTGACCAG attAGTAACTCCTTTGGCAACATGGATCCTTTCGGGACAGGACAAACGTTGCCCCCACTGCAGCTACCTCAGACCGCCGCCCCCCCACCTAGTGTCAACCCGCTGAAGAAGCCCCCCAAGTGGATCCGCAGGCCTGTTGGGGCGTCGTTTGCC TTTGGCGGAAAGCTCATATCGCTGGAGAACGGTCCGGCAAACGGGCAGCAGTCCGGTGGACCCCGCCTGGTCCACGTCAGCCAGGTGGTGACCGAGACGACGTTCCTGACGCGGTCGGAGCAGCTCCAGACGACGCTGAGCGCAGGCACCTTCCAGAATTTCTGCCAGGAGAAGATCCAAATGGCTCAGGACCAGTTTGAAAAAACTGTCTGGTCTTTCCTCAAG GCTAACTTTGAAAGTGATATTCGCAGTAAATTCTTGGAGCTTCTGGGCTACAACAAAGAGGAGCTTGCTGCCAAG ATATCCGCGGCGCTGGAGGGAAAGCCCGCTaacgcgccgccggcgccgccgcGTGACAATCCGGAGGCGGCGTTCGACATGATTGCCACCGCAAACATGAACATGGGCGCCGCCCCAGAGCGTCAGGAGACTCCTGAGGGAGGAGGACCGGACCAGAGCGCAGATCCTCAGGATGAattggaggacgaggaggaggaggaggaggaggagatttCCTTGGAAGAG GAGGTGCCGCTGGACGACGAGCTTGAGACTCCCACCCAGGCCAAGGACTCCACCGAGCCTCCTGAAGAGGGAGTCGACTTCAGTATCAGTAAAG ACATGGACGGCCTGATCACGCAAGCCCTGCTAACGGGCAGTTTTGAGGCGGCCGTGGAGCTCTGTCTCCACGACGACCGCATGGCCGACAGCATCATTCTCGCCATTGCCGGTGGCGCGGACCTCCTGGAGAAGACCCAGAGGAAGTATTTCCGCAAGACGCGTGGCAAGATCACAAAG CTGATCAGCGCCGTGGTGACCAAAGACTGGCGCGACGTCCTGACCACCTGCGACCTGCACAACTGGAAGGAGGCGCTGGCGGCCGTCATGACCTACGCCAAACCCGACGAGTTCTCGTCGCTGTGCG ACCTCCTCGGCGCCCGTCTGCAGGCGTCGGGCGAAGCGGCTCTGCGAGCTCACGCCTGTCTGTGCTACATCTGCGCCGGCAACGTGGACAAACTGGTGGCTTGCTGGAACGCGGCTGGTCAGCGACGCTGTCCGCTATCCCTTCAG GACCTGATAGAGAAAGTGGCGGTGCTGCAGCGGGCTGTGGAGCAGACACAACGCTCGGGTCCCGACGCCAACGTCGGCGTCCTGCTGGCCGAGGAGATGGGACGCTACGCCAGCCTCCTGGCCTCGCAGGGCAGCCTGACAACAGCCATCAGCTACCTGCCCGATGGCAGCGGCCAG GTGGCCGTACAGCAGCTTCGCGAACGCCTCAGTCGGGCTCTGGGTCAGCAGGCGGGTCCGGTCCAGACCCCGAGAGCTCAGCCTCAGCACTCCACCCAACAGCCGGGCCACGCCTTCACCCCGGTCCAGCCCGCACTCGTACCGGCGCAGACACCCGCCTCCGTCCCGGCCCAGCAGCAGTATTACCAACCT GTGAGGTCTGCCTCCACGGTCACTTCGTGGAGTAACCAGACACCGACGGCCCTGCCCAATGTCACGCCTCCTCTGCAAATGGGTCCTTCCTCCGAGCAGCAGCAG CAGGCAGAAGCGCCAAAGTCTGGTTACGGGATGCCGCCGTCCGCCTCCGCCGGACCCGCCTTCATGTACTCCCAGCAATACCAGC GGCCCCAGAATGGTTGGAACGACCCGCCAGCTCTGAGCAGAATGTCCAAGAAGAAG ATCCCGGAAAATTACACCCCGCCCGCCCCGATCACCGCTCCCATCATGGCTCCTCTGGGCGCGGACCCTCACGTCCAGCCTGTAGCCTCTGGAGCGCCGCAGGGCTCCGTCCCGGGTCCTCATGGCGTGTTCCAGCAGATCCCGCCGCAGACCCTCAACCCAAGCATACCCACTGAAGGAGCGCCCGGTGGTCCCACAGGGGATGCCATACAG CCCTCGCAGTCGATCCCCGCTGAGAAGATCGCCAAGAAGCCCATCCCAGAGGAGCACCTGATCCTCAAGACCACCTTTGAGGGCCTGGTCCAGAAATGCTTGGCTGTTGCTACCGACCCG CAAACTCGGAGGAAGCTGGATGACGCCAACAAGCGTCTGGAGGCGCTCTACGACAAACTGCGGGACCAGTCG CTTTCTCCCGCCATCGTGGGGGGTCTGCACAACATGGCGCGCAGCATCGAGGCGCGCGCCTACGCCGACGGTCTGGGCATCCACACGCACATCGTCAGCAGCAGCAACTTCAGCGAGACGTCGGCGTTCATGCCCGTCCTCAAGGTGGTGCTGACGCAGGCCAATAAGATGGGCGTGTGA
- the sec31a gene encoding protein transport protein Sec31A isoform X2: MKLKEINRTAMQTWSPAQQHPIYLATGTSAQQLDASFSTNASLELFELDLSDPSLDMKSCGSFSSSHRYHKLVWGPCRADAQGQPAGLVIAGGENGNVILYDAAKIMAGEGDAVVAESDRHTGPVRGLDVNPFQNNLFASGGNESEIYIWDINNFESPMTPGPKTQPVEDIGCVSWNRQVQHILASASPSGRASVWDLRKNDLIIKVSDHSNRMHCSGLAWNPEVATQLVLASEDDRMPVIQMWDLRFATSPLKILENHTRGVLAIAWSVADPELLLSCGKDSRILCWNPNTGEVLYELPAGSQWCFDVQWCPRNPAVLSAARFDGHIDVYSIMGGSSQAQSQRHADQISNSFGNMDPFGTGQTLPPLQLPQTAAPPPSVNPLKKPPKWIRRPVGASFAFGGKLISLENGPANGQQSGGPRLVHVSQVVTETTFLTRSEQLQTTLSAGTFQNFCQEKIQMAQDQFEKTVWSFLKANFESDIRSKFLELLGYNKEELAAKISAALEGKPANAPPAPPRDNPEAAFDMIATANMNMGAAPERQETPEGGGPDQSADPQDELEDEEEEEEEEISLEEEVPLDDELETPTQAKDSTEPPEEGVDFSISKDMDGLITQALLTGSFEAAVELCLHDDRMADSIILAIAGGADLLEKTQRKYFRKTRGKITKLISAVVTKDWRDVLTTCDLHNWKEALAAVMTYAKPDEFSSLCDLLGARLQASGEAALRAHACLCYICAGNVDKLVACWNAAGQRRCPLSLQDLIEKVAVLQRAVEQTQRSGPDANVGVLLAEEMGRYASLLASQGSLTTAISYLPDGSGQVAVQQLRERLSRALGQQAGPVQTPRAQPQHSTQQPGHAFTPVQPALVPAQTPASVPAQQQYYQPVRSASTVTSWSNQTPTALPNVTPPLQMGPSSEQQQAEAPKSGYGMPPSASAGPAFMYSQQYQPQPHQVQQFPPGAYQPLHYSEPPYPPQPAGFIAQCLPNSSSSSLPLFPTSSSSSSSGASFQHGVPGSPGSYVPPPPPTGGLSGTKFELEQTLDPHGTGPQNGWNDPPALSRMSKKKIPENYTPPAPITAPIMAPLGADPHVQPVASGAPQGSVPGPHGVFQQIPPQTLNPSIPTEGAPGGPTGDAIQPSQSIPAEKIAKKPIPEEHLILKTTFEGLVQKCLAVATDPQTRRKLDDANKRLEALYDKLRDQSLSPAIVGGLHNMARSIEARAYADGLGIHTHIVSSSNFSETSAFMPVLKVVLTQANKMGV, translated from the exons atgaaaCTGAAAGAGATCAACCGTACCGCCATGCAGACCTGGAGTCCGGCACAGCAGCACCCTATCTACCTGGCAACAG GCACGTCGGCGCAGCAGCTGGATGCCTCCTTCAGCACCAATGCCTCCCTGGAGCTCTTTGAGCTGGACCTGTCCGACCCGTCTCTGGACATGAAGTCATGTGGCAGCTTCTCTTCATCTCACAG GTACCACAAGCTGGTCTGGGGTCCCTGCAGAGCGGACGCCCAGGGTCAACCGGCCGGTTTGGTCATCGCCGGGGGCGAGAACGGCAACGTCATCCTATACGACGCCGCCAAGATCATGGCCGGCGAGGGCGACGCGGTCGTGGCCGAGAGCGACCGGCACACGGGCCCCGTGAGGGGACTGGACGTCAATCCCTTCCAG AACAACCTCTTTGCATCTGGCGGGAACGAGTCTGAAATTTACATCTGGGATATAAACAACTTTGAGTCCCCCATGACGCCAGGACCCAAAACACAG CCGGTGGAAGACATCGGCTGCGTGTCATGGAACAGGCAAGTCCAGCACATCTTGGCCTCCGCCAGCCCGAGTGGTCGCGCCTCCGTATGGGATCTCCGCAAGAACGACCTCATTATAAAAGTCAGCGACCATAGCAACAGA ATGCATTGCTCCGGGCTGGCGTGGAACCCAGAAGTGGCCACCCAGCTGGTTCTGGCGTCTGAAGACGACCGTATGCCCGTCATCCAGATGTGGGATTTACGATTCGCTACCTCCCCGCTCAAGATTTTGGAGAATCACACGAG AGGCGTCCTCGCCATTGCTTGGAGCGTGGCCGATCCCGAGCTGCTCCTCAGCTGCGGCAAGGACAGCAGGATTCTGTGCTGGAACCCAAACACGGGCGAG GTGCTGTATGAGCTTCCTGCCGGTAGCCAGTGGTGCTTTGACGTGCAGTGGTGCCCCAGGAACCCGGCGGTGCTGTCGGCCGCCCGCTTTGACGGCCACATCGACGTCTACTCCATCATGGGCGGCAGCAGCCAGGCGCAGAGCCAGAGGCACGCTGACCAG attAGTAACTCCTTTGGCAACATGGATCCTTTCGGGACAGGACAAACGTTGCCCCCACTGCAGCTACCTCAGACCGCCGCCCCCCCACCTAGTGTCAACCCGCTGAAGAAGCCCCCCAAGTGGATCCGCAGGCCTGTTGGGGCGTCGTTTGCC TTTGGCGGAAAGCTCATATCGCTGGAGAACGGTCCGGCAAACGGGCAGCAGTCCGGTGGACCCCGCCTGGTCCACGTCAGCCAGGTGGTGACCGAGACGACGTTCCTGACGCGGTCGGAGCAGCTCCAGACGACGCTGAGCGCAGGCACCTTCCAGAATTTCTGCCAGGAGAAGATCCAAATGGCTCAGGACCAGTTTGAAAAAACTGTCTGGTCTTTCCTCAAG GCTAACTTTGAAAGTGATATTCGCAGTAAATTCTTGGAGCTTCTGGGCTACAACAAAGAGGAGCTTGCTGCCAAG ATATCCGCGGCGCTGGAGGGAAAGCCCGCTaacgcgccgccggcgccgccgcGTGACAATCCGGAGGCGGCGTTCGACATGATTGCCACCGCAAACATGAACATGGGCGCCGCCCCAGAGCGTCAGGAGACTCCTGAGGGAGGAGGACCGGACCAGAGCGCAGATCCTCAGGATGAattggaggacgaggaggaggaggaggaggaggagatttCCTTGGAAGAG GAGGTGCCGCTGGACGACGAGCTTGAGACTCCCACCCAGGCCAAGGACTCCACCGAGCCTCCTGAAGAGGGAGTCGACTTCAGTATCAGTAAAG ACATGGACGGCCTGATCACGCAAGCCCTGCTAACGGGCAGTTTTGAGGCGGCCGTGGAGCTCTGTCTCCACGACGACCGCATGGCCGACAGCATCATTCTCGCCATTGCCGGTGGCGCGGACCTCCTGGAGAAGACCCAGAGGAAGTATTTCCGCAAGACGCGTGGCAAGATCACAAAG CTGATCAGCGCCGTGGTGACCAAAGACTGGCGCGACGTCCTGACCACCTGCGACCTGCACAACTGGAAGGAGGCGCTGGCGGCCGTCATGACCTACGCCAAACCCGACGAGTTCTCGTCGCTGTGCG ACCTCCTCGGCGCCCGTCTGCAGGCGTCGGGCGAAGCGGCTCTGCGAGCTCACGCCTGTCTGTGCTACATCTGCGCCGGCAACGTGGACAAACTGGTGGCTTGCTGGAACGCGGCTGGTCAGCGACGCTGTCCGCTATCCCTTCAG GACCTGATAGAGAAAGTGGCGGTGCTGCAGCGGGCTGTGGAGCAGACACAACGCTCGGGTCCCGACGCCAACGTCGGCGTCCTGCTGGCCGAGGAGATGGGACGCTACGCCAGCCTCCTGGCCTCGCAGGGCAGCCTGACAACAGCCATCAGCTACCTGCCCGATGGCAGCGGCCAG GTGGCCGTACAGCAGCTTCGCGAACGCCTCAGTCGGGCTCTGGGTCAGCAGGCGGGTCCGGTCCAGACCCCGAGAGCTCAGCCTCAGCACTCCACCCAACAGCCGGGCCACGCCTTCACCCCGGTCCAGCCCGCACTCGTACCGGCGCAGACACCCGCCTCCGTCCCGGCCCAGCAGCAGTATTACCAACCT GTGAGGTCTGCCTCCACGGTCACTTCGTGGAGTAACCAGACACCGACGGCCCTGCCCAATGTCACGCCTCCTCTGCAAATGGGTCCTTCCTCCGAGCAGCAGCAG GCAGAAGCGCCAAAGTCTGGTTACGGGATGCCGCCGTCCGCCTCCGCCGGACCCGCCTTCATGTACTCCCAGCAATACCAGC CCCAGCCCCACCAGGTTCAGCAATTCCCGCCTGGAGCCTATCAGCCTCTTCACTACTCTGAGCCGCCTTACCCTCCTCAGCCAGCCGGCTTCATCGCCCAGTGCCTGCCaaactcctcctcttcctctcttcctctctttcccacctcctcgtcttcctcctcttccggAGCGTCTTTCCAGCACGGCGTGCCGGGCTCCCCTGGGTCCTacgtgccgccgccgccgccgactgGCGGACTCTCAGGTACAAAGTTTGAGCTCGAGCAGACCCTCGACCCCCACGGAACAG GGCCCCAGAATGGTTGGAACGACCCGCCAGCTCTGAGCAGAATGTCCAAGAAGAAG ATCCCGGAAAATTACACCCCGCCCGCCCCGATCACCGCTCCCATCATGGCTCCTCTGGGCGCGGACCCTCACGTCCAGCCTGTAGCCTCTGGAGCGCCGCAGGGCTCCGTCCCGGGTCCTCATGGCGTGTTCCAGCAGATCCCGCCGCAGACCCTCAACCCAAGCATACCCACTGAAGGAGCGCCCGGTGGTCCCACAGGGGATGCCATACAG CCCTCGCAGTCGATCCCCGCTGAGAAGATCGCCAAGAAGCCCATCCCAGAGGAGCACCTGATCCTCAAGACCACCTTTGAGGGCCTGGTCCAGAAATGCTTGGCTGTTGCTACCGACCCG CAAACTCGGAGGAAGCTGGATGACGCCAACAAGCGTCTGGAGGCGCTCTACGACAAACTGCGGGACCAGTCG CTTTCTCCCGCCATCGTGGGGGGTCTGCACAACATGGCGCGCAGCATCGAGGCGCGCGCCTACGCCGACGGTCTGGGCATCCACACGCACATCGTCAGCAGCAGCAACTTCAGCGAGACGTCGGCGTTCATGCCCGTCCTCAAGGTGGTGCTGACGCAGGCCAATAAGATGGGCGTGTGA